One part of the Trichoplusia ni isolate ovarian cell line Hi5 chromosome 2, tn1, whole genome shotgun sequence genome encodes these proteins:
- the LOC113503421 gene encoding cuticle protein-like, translated as MPSSCSKLSSAFLTSRLCVSGIMNIYVAISCLLALTASVSGDGLLGGGLVYAPGHASVDYYAYPRYAFEYAVRDPHTGDNKAQWEKRDGDTVKGAYSLVEPDGSIRIVEYWADSKSGFNAVVKRVGPNLHPVTIPASIYKAPIPVLGHASAIAPISVGPVAKLGGLAGAPLISGPIIGGAVSTANLVKAAPIPIAPIAPVVAPIIKPAPIAPIPAYGSYGPIGPIPKPIAPIAPILPSYAGLPGPIYKAGPVYSAPLPGPIYKSGPIYPAPLPAPIYKDGPIYPNAGYSGDLLLKGSLGLQGYGGYGGIGDGYSKGPVGPAGPGILSDLGHGLLSNPWINAGSLGYDYLGKH; from the exons ATGCCTTCAAGTTGCTCAAAGCTAAGCAGTGCGTTTTTGACATCACGTCTGTGCGTCTCCGGCATAATGAATATCTACGTAGCG ATATCGTGTCTCCTCGCCTTGACGGCGTCTGTCTCGGGTGACGGACTATTAGGAGGAGGACTGGTATACGCACCAGGCCATGCCTCCGTAGATTATTAT GCCTATCCCAGATACGCCTTCGAGTATGCAGTAAGAGATCCCCACACGGGGGATAACAAGGCGCAATGGGAAAAACGAGACGGAGACACAGTTAAAG gGGCATATTCACTTGTGGAACCAGACGGCAGCATTCGTATAGTAGAATATTGGGCAGATTCCAAATCAGGATTTAACGCTGTAGTGAAGCGAGTGGGGCCTAACCTGCACCCGGTGACGATCCCGGCCTCTATCTATAAGGCGCCGATCCCAGTGCTGGGTCATGCATCGGCCATTGCACCCATCTCTGTGGGACCTGTGGCCAAGCTTGGAGGCCTAGCGGGCGCTCCGCTCATCTCAGGCCCTATCATCGGAGGCGCTGTATCAACAGCAAACCTTGTGAAGGCGGCGCCTATTCCCATTGCGCCGATTGCACCTGTGGTGGCACCTATCATTAAGCCTGCGCCCATTGCTCCAATTCCAGCATACGGCTCATACGGACCAATTGGGCCTATTCCTAAACCAATTGCACCTATAGCCCCCATACTACCATCATACGCCGGGCTCCCGGGACCTATATACAAGGCTGGACCAGTATACTCTGCGCCTCTTCCTGGACCGATTTACAAATCTGGTCCAATATACCCAGCGCCTCTCCCCGCCCCCATCTACAAAGACGGACCTATCTACCCTAATGCTGGTTATTCCGGCGACCTGCTACTGAAGGGATCCCTTGGCTTGCAAGGATACGGAGGATACGGCGGGATAGGTGATGGCTACTCGAAAGGCCCGGTTGGTCCAGCTGGCCCCGGAATCTTGAGTGATCTTGGTCATGGCTTACTCTCGAACCCATGGATAAACGCCGGCTCATTAGGATACGATTACCTCGGCAAACACTAA